CAACGAGGGACGGCTTACCATCAGCAAGGAATTTGCAAAGAAGGTCACCTATCACGACCCTTGCTACCTGGGACGCCACAACGGCATCTACGACGAGCCACGGGAGGTGCTGCAGAAGGTCCCTGGCCTGGAACTGCTGGAGATGGCCGATTCACGGGAAGCTAGCCTCTGCTGTGGTGGCGGCGGCGGAAGGATCTGGATGGAGACACCGAAGGAAGAACGATTCGCAGACCTGAGGCTCAGGCAGGCGGTCGATGTGGGGGCCGAGGTCCTGGCAACTTCATGCCCTTACTGCATCACCAACTTTACAGACAGCAGCCTGGATCTGGCGGAGCATGAGGCAGTCGAGATCAAGGATCTTACGGAAATCATCCTGGAAGTGATCTAACCCCCTCAGTCTCCCCTGACAAGGGGTTTGCGACGAAAGAAGTAGACTGGTCTGAACAACCGAGCATTGAAAAGCACTCAAGTCGAAGGATAAACTTCTATGAATACTGAAGACAGAAATATTGGCGATGTACTGATTGTCGGTGGAGGGATCAGCGGTATCCAAGCCTCGCTGGATCTGGCCAATTCAGGGTTCCGGGTTTTTCTGGTCGACAAATCGCCGGCCCTTGGGGGAAAGATGTCCCAGCTGGACAAGACCTTCCCCACCAACGACTGTTCCATGTGCATCGAGTCTCCAAAGTTCATCGAATGCGCCAGGAACCCGAACATCGAGATCATAACCTACACTGAAGTGGACCGGGTCGAAGGTGAGGCCGGCGACTTCAAGGTGACCCTGACCAAGAAGCCCCGCTATATCTCGGAAGAGAAATGCACCGGCTGCAACATCTGCGTCGACTACTGCCCGGTGAAGATTTCCGACCCGTTCAACCAGCACCTGTCAGAAAACAAGGCCGTGCATATCTACTTCTCCCAAGCAGTGCCCCTGGTCACATACGTTGACCCGGAAACCTGCTTATATCTCAAGGAAGGGAAGTGTCAGATCTGCGTTGGCGCCTGTAAGACGAATGCCATTGATCTCCATCAGAAACCGGAGACCATGGTGCTTGAAGTGGGGGCAATCATTCTTTCCCCCGGCTACGAAACCTTCAATCCCAAGCTGCGTGGAGACTTCGGCTATGGGCAGATGAAGAACGTGGTCACCAGCCTCGATTTCGAGCGCATCCTCTGCGCCACCGGTCCCTATGAGGGGGAGATCCTGCGCCCTTCGGACGGCAAGCACCCCCACAAGATCGCCTGGATCCAGTGCGTCGGCTCCCGCCAGGTAACCCCAGGCGGCAACAACTACTGCTCGGCGGTCTGCTGCGCCTACAGCCAAAAACAGGTGATCCTGGCCAAGGACCACGACGCCGACCTGCAGGCGACCATCTTTCATAACGACGTCCGCGCCTACGGCAAGGACTTCGAGCGTTTCCATCAGCGGGCGGAGCGGCTGTCTGACGTGCGCTTCATCCGCAGCTACGTGACGGTGGGACGGGAGATCGAGAGCAGCAAAAACGTCACCATCCGCTATTCCACCCTGGATGATGGGGTGAAAGAAGAGGAATTCGATATGGTCGTCCTCTCGGTGGGGCTCAATCCGCCCAAGGACGTGGAGATGCTGGCCCAGAAAATTGGAATCGAGCTCAGCGACCAAAAGTTTTGTAAAAATAACCCCTACAACCCCATCGAGACTTCACGCAAGGGGGTCTTCGTCAGCGGCGCTTTCCAGGGACCGCTGGACATACCGGAATCGGTCGTCACCGCCAGCGGTGCGGGTGCCCTCTGCGGACAACTCCTCTCCTACCGGCGCCACAGGTTGGAGCGGGAGAGGGTCTATCCGCCGGAGAAGGATGTCTCCAAAGAGGAACTGAAGATCGGGGTTGTCGTCTGTTACTGCGGCGCCAACATCGGCAGGGTCGTTGATATCCCAGCCGTCATTGAATACGCGGCCACATTGCCCAACGTTTCCTGGGCCGGTGAGAACCTCTTCGCCTGTTCCACGGAAAACGCCAAGCAGATTTCCGACGCTATCGTCGAGAAGGGGCTGAACAGGGTGGTGCTTGCGGCCTGTACACCCAGGACCCACGAGCCGCTCTTCCGGGATACCTGCCGTGAGGCGGGACTGAACCAGTACTTCTTTGAATTTGCCAATATCCGCGAGCACTGCTCCTGGGTCCACTCACGGGAAAAGGAGAGCGCCACCCAGAAGGCAAAAGAGATCGTCCGGATGTCGGTGGCCAGGGCCGCCCATCTGGAGCCGCTCCAGGAGTTCCAGCTGCCGGTGGATCACACCGGGCTCGTTGTCGGCGGCGGGGTAGCCGGCATGACCGCGGCGCTGAATATGGCAGAGCAGGGCTTCGAGGTTTATCTCATCGAAAAGGATGATGATCTGGGAGGGATGGCGCGCAGGCTCCACTATACCCTGGAGGGGCTGGACGTCCAGTCCTACCTGAAGGAACTGGTGAAGAAGGTCTACCGGCACCCGCAGATCCATGTCTGGACCGATGCCACCATCACCGAGGTTACCGGCTACGTGGGTAATTTCAACACCAAGGTTGTTTCCGAAGGGCGGACCAGGGAAGTGAAGCACGGGGTGGCGGTGATCGCCACCGGCGCCCAGGAATACAAACCGACCGAATACTTGTATGGCACCAGCGACCGGGTCCTGACCCAGCTGGAACTGGAAGGGGAGATCGTCGACAAGACAGACAAGGTGACCGGCGCCCAGAGCGTGGTGATGATCCAGTGCGTGGGTTGCCGCCAGGCGGACAGGAACTACTGCAGCCGCGTCTGCTGCAGCCAGGCCATCAAGAATGCCCACAAGCTGAAGGAGATCAATCCGGAGATGGAGATCCAGATCCTCTTCCGGGATATGCGCACCTACGGACTCAAGGAGACCTACTACCGCGAGGCTTCGGAGAAGAACGTCAAGTTCATCCGCTATGAGGCCGATACCAAGCCGGTGGTGGAAGCTGCCGGAAATGGGTTCAAAGTGACGGTGCCCGATCCGGTCCTGGGGCAGATGATGGAGCTTGAAGCGGACCTGGTGGTCCTGGCTGCAGCGGTCATTCCTTCCCCATCCAGCGCCGATGCCGGGAAATTCTTCAAAGTCTCTAACAACCCGGACGGTTTCTTCCAGGAGGCCCACGTGAAGCTCAGACCGGTGGATTTTGCCGCCGACGGGGTCTTCCTGGCAGGTACGGCCCATTATCCCAAGCATCTCACGGAGACCATCAGCCAGGCATACGGCGCTGCCGGACGGGCCGTGGGGATCCTCTCCCGTGAGACCGTCACCGCTTCCGGGGCCGTCTGCGATGTGACCGAGAGCGATTGCGTATCCTGCGGGGCCTGTATCACCGCCTGTAAATATGGCGCCATATCGTTCCACGATACACCGCAAGGGAAAAAGGCCAGGGTTGAGCCGATCCTCTGCAAAGGAGATGGCCTCTGCAATGCCAAGTGCCCGACCGGAGCCATTTATTTGAAGCACTACACCGATGACGAAATTTTTGCCCAGATCGATGCGGCCCTTCCGGCCCATCAGGAAGACCATTTATGAAAGGCAGGGACTACTGCCTGAAAGGAGGAAACAATGGCTGCCGGATTTGAAGATAAACCCAGAGTTGTCGGCTTTCTTTGCACTTGGTGAGCGTACGGCGCTGCCGACCTGGCTGGAGTTTCCAGACTGCAATATACAACTGAAACAAAGATTATCCGTGTAATGTGCACCGGCAGAGTCGACCTGGCCTTCGTGATCCGGGCTTTCTCCAAGGGAGCGGATGGGGTATTTATCGGTGGGTGCTGGCCTGGTGAGTGTCATTATGTCACCGAAGGAAACTTCGATGTATTGAAGAATGTACATATCGCCAAGAAGCTTTTGGAACAGATCGGGATCAATCCCGACCGGCTGAGGCTTGAATGGATTTCTGCCTCGGAGGGGATGCGTTATGCCGAGGTGATGAATGATTTCGGCAAAAAGCTGAAGGAAATGGGACCACTGGGCAAGGGGGAAGGAATAGAGGAAAGTGTCCTGAAGCTCAAGCTGGAAGCCGTCACCAAACTTGTTCCCTACATAAAGCTGGTGGAACGGGAACGGCTGCGGCAGCGGTTTGATACGGAGGAAGCGTACAGCCGGTTTTTTGCCAGTGATGAACTGAATAGGCTCTTTGCCGAGCTGGTGGGTAATAAGCTGGCGGTAAGTCAGATCACCCTGTTGCTGCAGGATAAGCCGCTTTCTACCGGCGAAATCGCCCAGGCTCTCGGTCTCAACGCATCTGAAGTGTCACGGCACCTGAAGACCTCCACCATGCACGGGTTGATAAGGTTCGACGAAGGGCTGAAGCGCTACGCCCTGGCTCAAGTGTAACGGTGGATCAAACGTAGGAACAATAAGAGGAATGGGACCATGGATATCGCCAAAATAGATCAGATCATTGACAAGCACAACGGTGAGGAGAGTTCCCTGATCCAGATCCTGCTGGATATTCAGAGCGAACATCACTGGCTCCCCAAGGAGGCGCTCAACCGGGTAGCCGAGAAGCTGCAGGTTCCCATGAGCCGCATCCAGCACATAGCCACATTTTACAAAGCCTTCAGCCTGGTACCCAAGGGGCGCCATGAGGTTCATGTCTGCATGGGCACCGCCTGTCATGTTCGAGGCGCCCAGCGTGTCCTGGATACGGTTCAGGACGCGACCGGCATCAAACCGGGGGAAACCGACGCAGAACTGAAGTTCAGCCTGGAGACAGTCAACTGCCTCGGCTGCTGCGCCTTGGGCCCGGTAATGGAAGTGGACGGCAAGCACCATGGCAATATCGCACCGTCCCAGATCGCATCCGTGTTGAATAACTGTGATTAAGGGTCAAATTATGACAAGGTTAAGCTCACCAGAAAAATTGGAATGCGCCAGGAAGGAAATAATCTCCAAGATAGACCCGGCCAAGCCTTGTATCTCAGTCTGCGCCGGTGCCGGCTGTCTTGCCTCGGGGGCGGCAGATGTCATTGCCGCTTTCAAGACGGAGCTTGAATTCCATAACCTGACGACGGAAGTGAACACCAAGGGAACAGGCTGCCCAGGCTTTTGCGAGCGGGGACCGATCGTGATGATCTATCCGGAGGAGATCTGCTATCTCCAGGTAAAGCCCGAAGACGTCCCCGAGATCGTCTCCCACACCATTAAGGAGAAGAAGGTGGTGGAGCGCCTCCTCTACGTGGACCCTGCGACGGGGAACAAGGCGACCAAAGAATCGGATATTCCGTTCTACAAGAATCAGCAGCGCAATATCCTCAGCGAAAACATCAGGATCGATTCCAAGAGCATCGATGACTACCTGGCCATCGGCGGCTACTCCGCACTCTCCAAGGTTCTTTTCAAGATGACCCCCGAAGAGGTGATGGGGGAAGTGAAGAAGTCGAACCTGCGGGGCAGGGGGGGCGGCGGCTTTCCCGCCTGGCGCAAGTGGGAGGAGTCCCGCAATGCTCCTGACCCGATCAAGTATGTGATCGTCAATGCCGACGAGGGGGACCCCGGGGCATTCATGGACCGGGCGCTTATTGAAGGTAATCCCCACTCGATCCTGGAGGGACTGATCATCGGTGCCTATGCTGTAGGCGCCCATGAGGGATTCATCTACGTCCGCCAGGAATATCCCCTGGCCGTGGTGAACATCAACCTGGCCATCAGGCAGGCTGAGGAGCGCGGTCTTGTGGGCAAGAATATTCTCGGCTCCAATTTCGATTTCACCGTCAAGGTCCACATGGGGGCCGGCGCCTTCGTCTGCGGCGAATCGTCGGCACTGATGACCGCCCTTGAGGGGCGGGCAGGCGAGCCAAGGCCCAAATACATCCACACCGCCGTCAAGGGGGTCTGGGACCATCCGAGCGTACTCAACAACGTGGAAACCTGGGCTAACGTGACACAGATTATCAACAAAGGGGCTGACTGGTTTACACAGTTCGGA
This region of Geotalea daltonii FRC-32 genomic DNA includes:
- a CDS encoding FAD-dependent oxidoreductase encodes the protein MNTEDRNIGDVLIVGGGISGIQASLDLANSGFRVFLVDKSPALGGKMSQLDKTFPTNDCSMCIESPKFIECARNPNIEIITYTEVDRVEGEAGDFKVTLTKKPRYISEEKCTGCNICVDYCPVKISDPFNQHLSENKAVHIYFSQAVPLVTYVDPETCLYLKEGKCQICVGACKTNAIDLHQKPETMVLEVGAIILSPGYETFNPKLRGDFGYGQMKNVVTSLDFERILCATGPYEGEILRPSDGKHPHKIAWIQCVGSRQVTPGGNNYCSAVCCAYSQKQVILAKDHDADLQATIFHNDVRAYGKDFERFHQRAERLSDVRFIRSYVTVGREIESSKNVTIRYSTLDDGVKEEEFDMVVLSVGLNPPKDVEMLAQKIGIELSDQKFCKNNPYNPIETSRKGVFVSGAFQGPLDIPESVVTASGAGALCGQLLSYRRHRLERERVYPPEKDVSKEELKIGVVVCYCGANIGRVVDIPAVIEYAATLPNVSWAGENLFACSTENAKQISDAIVEKGLNRVVLAACTPRTHEPLFRDTCREAGLNQYFFEFANIREHCSWVHSREKESATQKAKEIVRMSVARAAHLEPLQEFQLPVDHTGLVVGGGVAGMTAALNMAEQGFEVYLIEKDDDLGGMARRLHYTLEGLDVQSYLKELVKKVYRHPQIHVWTDATITEVTGYVGNFNTKVVSEGRTREVKHGVAVIATGAQEYKPTEYLYGTSDRVLTQLELEGEIVDKTDKVTGAQSVVMIQCVGCRQADRNYCSRVCCSQAIKNAHKLKEINPEMEIQILFRDMRTYGLKETYYREASEKNVKFIRYEADTKPVVEAAGNGFKVTVPDPVLGQMMELEADLVVLAAAVIPSPSSADAGKFFKVSNNPDGFFQEAHVKLRPVDFAADGVFLAGTAHYPKHLTETISQAYGAAGRAVGILSRETVTASGAVCDVTESDCVSCGACITACKYGAISFHDTPQGKKARVEPILCKGDGLCNAKCPTGAIYLKHYTDDEIFAQIDAALPAHQEDHL
- a CDS encoding hydrogenase iron-sulfur subunit — protein: MAAGFEDKPRVVGFLCTWUAYGAADLAGVSRLQYTTETKIIRVMCTGRVDLAFVIRAFSKGADGVFIGGCWPGECHYVTEGNFDVLKNVHIAKKLLEQIGINPDRLRLEWISASEGMRYAEVMNDFGKKLKEMGPLGKGEGIEESVLKLKLEAVTKLVPYIKLVERERLRQRFDTEEAYSRFFASDELNRLFAELVGNKLAVSQITLLLQDKPLSTGEIAQALGLNASEVSRHLKTSTMHGLIRFDEGLKRYALAQV
- a CDS encoding complex I 24 kDa subunit family protein, whose translation is MDIAKIDQIIDKHNGEESSLIQILLDIQSEHHWLPKEALNRVAEKLQVPMSRIQHIATFYKAFSLVPKGRHEVHVCMGTACHVRGAQRVLDTVQDATGIKPGETDAELKFSLETVNCLGCCALGPVMEVDGKHHGNIAPSQIASVLNNCD
- a CDS encoding NADH-ubiquinone oxidoreductase-F iron-sulfur binding region domain-containing protein, with translation MTRLSSPEKLECARKEIISKIDPAKPCISVCAGAGCLASGAADVIAAFKTELEFHNLTTEVNTKGTGCPGFCERGPIVMIYPEEICYLQVKPEDVPEIVSHTIKEKKVVERLLYVDPATGNKATKESDIPFYKNQQRNILSENIRIDSKSIDDYLAIGGYSALSKVLFKMTPEEVMGEVKKSNLRGRGGGGFPAWRKWEESRNAPDPIKYVIVNADEGDPGAFMDRALIEGNPHSILEGLIIGAYAVGAHEGFIYVRQEYPLAVVNINLAIRQAEERGLVGKNILGSNFDFTVKVHMGAGAFVCGESSALMTALEGRAGEPRPKYIHTAVKGVWDHPSVLNNVETWANVTQIINKGADWFTQFGTEGSKGTKIFSLVGKITNTGLVEVPMGVTLKDIIQNIGGGIPGGKKFKAVQTGGPSGGCIPEAQLDLVVDFDQLTKAGSMMGSGGMIVMDEDTCMVDIARYFIDFLKDESCGKCTPCREGIRQMLKVLTNITTGKGKEGDIELLEELAESTGAALCALGKSAPNPVLSTIRYFREEYEAHIRHKKCPALSCKELIAFHIQPDKCKACGTCFKQCPAEAIEGGKKRIHIIDQDKCTKCGTCLDVCPKQFGAVRKISGEPVPAPVPEEKRAL